From Saccharothrix espanaensis DSM 44229, the proteins below share one genomic window:
- a CDS encoding sensor histidine kinase, which yields MTTLTPLWTAVRYVLVGAVTAVLSIFALAALGVVLALCLIGVGLPALPEVLRLVRPLIAYDRERAGRYLGTPIAESYEVLDGPALTQAATAIADPANRRDLGWLVVHGFGGMLLAGLVVGFPFSAVNNLLIPAYWWLVPGGVETSFGLVVDSWATAATTPVAAAVFAWLTVQTPRFARWHALLARRLLSPPEGVRLTDRVAELTASRAGALEAHGAELRRIERDLHDGAQARIAAVVMQLGIADQMRERDPDAAFALVRKAQDTATDALAELRDVVRSIYPPVLSDRGLDGAVSALAARCPVPTALEVAPIGRRPAAIEAAAYFIIAEALTNITKHSAARAASVRLDASPDRLFITVSDNGRGGADGELGTGIVGIQRRADAFDGRADLSSPPGGPTVLRVELPCGL from the coding sequence ATGACCACGCTGACTCCCTTGTGGACCGCCGTGCGCTACGTGCTGGTGGGCGCGGTCACAGCGGTCCTGTCGATCTTCGCCCTGGCCGCGCTGGGCGTCGTGCTGGCGCTGTGCCTGATCGGGGTGGGGCTGCCCGCCCTGCCCGAGGTGCTGCGCCTGGTCAGGCCGCTGATCGCCTACGACCGCGAGCGCGCCGGCCGGTACCTGGGCACGCCGATCGCCGAGTCGTACGAGGTGCTGGACGGTCCGGCGCTCACCCAGGCCGCGACCGCGATCGCCGACCCGGCCAACCGCCGTGACCTGGGGTGGCTGGTCGTGCACGGGTTCGGCGGGATGCTGCTCGCCGGACTGGTCGTCGGCTTCCCGTTCAGCGCGGTGAACAACCTGCTGATCCCCGCCTACTGGTGGCTGGTGCCCGGCGGCGTGGAGACCTCGTTCGGGCTGGTCGTGGACTCGTGGGCGACCGCCGCGACCACCCCGGTGGCGGCCGCGGTGTTCGCCTGGCTGACCGTCCAGACACCCCGGTTCGCCCGGTGGCACGCGCTGCTGGCGCGCCGGCTGCTCTCGCCGCCGGAGGGCGTGCGGCTGACCGACCGGGTGGCCGAGCTCACCGCGTCCCGGGCGGGCGCGCTGGAGGCGCACGGGGCCGAGCTGCGGCGCATCGAACGTGACCTGCACGACGGCGCGCAGGCCCGGATCGCCGCCGTCGTGATGCAGCTCGGCATCGCCGACCAGATGCGCGAACGTGACCCGGACGCGGCGTTCGCGCTGGTCAGGAAGGCGCAGGACACCGCGACCGACGCCTTGGCCGAGCTGCGCGACGTGGTGCGCAGCATCTACCCGCCGGTCCTGTCCGACCGGGGCCTCGACGGCGCGGTCTCGGCGCTCGCGGCCCGCTGCCCGGTGCCCACCGCGCTGGAGGTCGCCCCGATCGGGCGGCGGCCGGCGGCGATCGAGGCGGCGGCGTACTTCATCATCGCCGAGGCGCTGACCAACATCACCAAGCACTCGGCGGCGCGGGCCGCGTCGGTCCGGCTGGACGCGTCCCCGGACCGGCTGTTCATCACGGTCAGCGACAACGGGCGGGGTGGTGCGGACGGCGAGCTCGGGACGGGTATCGTCGGCATCCAGCGCCGTGCCGACGCGTTCGACGGCCGCGCCGACCTGAGCAGTCCGCCAGGCGGGCCGACCGTGTTGCGAGTGGAGCTCCCTTGCGGGTTGTGA
- a CDS encoding response regulator, which produces MRVVIVEDDVLLREGLTLLLGNAGMTIVAAVDNATEFLAAIRDDRPDAVVTDVRLPPTFTDEGLRAASEARRIHPGLPVLVLSAYVENSYAAELLADGAGGVGYLLKERVGKVERFVEALTRVAEGGTAMDPEVISQLLVRRKPDDPLATLTAREREVLSLMAEGHNNATIAGTLVVSEGAVLKHIRNIFTKLNLPNDDGGHRRVQAVLAYLNA; this is translated from the coding sequence TTGCGGGTTGTGATCGTCGAGGACGACGTGCTGCTGCGCGAAGGTCTGACCCTGCTGTTGGGCAACGCGGGCATGACGATCGTCGCTGCCGTGGACAACGCGACCGAGTTCCTGGCCGCGATCAGGGACGACCGGCCGGACGCCGTGGTCACCGACGTGCGGCTGCCCCCGACGTTCACCGACGAGGGCCTGCGCGCCGCGTCCGAGGCCCGCCGCATCCACCCCGGCCTGCCGGTCCTGGTGCTGTCGGCGTACGTGGAGAACAGCTACGCGGCCGAACTGCTGGCCGACGGCGCGGGCGGCGTCGGCTACCTGCTCAAGGAGCGGGTCGGCAAGGTCGAGCGGTTCGTCGAGGCGCTGACCCGGGTGGCCGAGGGCGGCACCGCGATGGACCCCGAGGTCATCTCCCAGCTGCTCGTCCGCCGCAAGCCCGACGACCCGCTGGCGACGTTGACCGCGCGCGAGCGCGAGGTCCTCTCGCTGATGGCCGAGGGCCACAACAACGCGACCATCGCGGGCACCCTGGTGGTGAGCGAAGGCGCGGTCCTCAAGCACATCCGCAACATCTTCACCAAGCTGAACCTCCCGAACGACGACGGCGGCCACCGCCGCGTGCAGGCGGTCCTGGCGTACCTGAACGCCTGA
- a CDS encoding potassium-transporting ATPase subunit C, translating into MTNFAKQALAGLRVLLVLTVITGVLYPTAVWAVSRLPGLHANAEAVDTTLVGIDREGDEWFHTRPSTATLPASGGSNKSERNADYDTVVAERRAVVAQREGVSADLVPQDAYTASASGLDPHISPAYAELQVPRVARVNGLGEDRVRRLVTDHTDGRGAGILGEPGVNVTALNRALEALK; encoded by the coding sequence GTGACCAACTTCGCCAAGCAAGCCCTCGCCGGACTCCGCGTCCTGCTGGTGCTGACCGTCATCACCGGGGTCCTGTACCCCACCGCCGTCTGGGCGGTCTCGCGGCTGCCCGGCCTGCACGCCAACGCCGAAGCCGTCGACACCACCCTGGTCGGCATCGACCGCGAGGGCGACGAGTGGTTCCACACCCGCCCGTCGACGGCCACGCTGCCCGCATCTGGCGGCTCCAACAAGAGCGAGCGCAACGCCGACTACGACACCGTCGTCGCCGAACGCCGTGCCGTTGTGGCACAACGCGAAGGGGTCTCGGCGGACCTGGTGCCACAGGACGCCTACACCGCCTCCGCATCGGGGCTCGACCCCCACATCAGCCCCGCCTACGCCGAACTCCAGGTGCCCCGAGTGGCCCGCGTGAACGGCTTGGGTGAGGATCGGGTGCGGCGACTGGTCACCGACCACACCGACGGCCGGGGCGCGGGCATCCTCGGCGAGCCCGGCGTCAACGTCACCGCCCTCAACCGGGCGCTGGAAGCCCTGAAGTAA
- the kdpB gene encoding potassium-transporting ATPase subunit KdpB translates to MTTTDRPQRTPEKIRDRHARNLGHQVSAGVFDPRQLLTSFPDALRKFHPRHQLRNPVMFVVWVGSILVTVFAIGDPGAFTIAVAVWLWLTVLFANLAEAVAEGRGKAQAESLRRTKTDAVARLTDGRTVPGTELKVGDLVVVEAGEVIPGDGDVVEGIATVDESAITGESAPVIRESGGDRSAVTGGTTVLSDRIVVRITTKPGESFVDRMIALVEGAQRQKTPNEIALTILLSTLTIIFMLAVVALQPFAIFSGGEQSVIVLTALLVCLIPTTIGALLSAIGIAGMDRLVQRNVLATSGKAVEAAGDIDTLLLDKTGTITWGNRRATGFIPVRGTTMDALVDAARLSSLADGTPEGRSVLDLCAAEHGRGTEPTDAEKAGEFVPFTAQTRMSGIDLGDRRIRKGAASAFTLDASTRAVVDEISAQGGTPLVVADDDTVLGVIRLSDVVKPGMRERFAELRSMGIRTVMVTGDNPLTAKAIADEAGVDDFLAEAKPEDKMALIRAEQEGGKLVAMTGDGTNDAPALAQSDVGVAMNTGTSAAKEAGNMVDLDSDPTKLIEIVEIGKQLLITRGALTTFSVANDLAKYFAILPAMFAAIHPQLDRLNIMHLGSPQSAILSAVIFNALIIVVLIPLALRGVRYQPSSASALLRRNLLIYGLGGVVTPFVGIWLIDLLVRLIPGIG, encoded by the coding sequence ATCACCACCACCGACCGTCCACAAAGGACTCCCGAGAAGATTCGGGACCGGCACGCCCGCAACCTCGGCCACCAGGTGTCCGCCGGGGTGTTCGACCCCCGCCAACTGCTCACCTCGTTCCCGGACGCGCTGCGCAAGTTCCACCCGCGCCACCAGCTGCGCAACCCGGTGATGTTCGTGGTGTGGGTCGGGTCGATCCTGGTCACGGTGTTCGCGATCGGCGACCCGGGCGCGTTCACCATCGCGGTCGCGGTGTGGCTGTGGCTCACCGTGCTGTTCGCCAACCTGGCCGAGGCCGTGGCCGAGGGCCGGGGCAAGGCGCAGGCCGAGTCGTTGCGCCGCACCAAGACCGACGCCGTCGCGCGGCTCACCGACGGCCGCACCGTGCCCGGCACCGAGCTCAAGGTCGGCGACCTGGTCGTGGTCGAGGCGGGCGAGGTGATCCCCGGCGACGGCGACGTGGTCGAGGGCATCGCCACCGTGGACGAGTCGGCGATCACCGGCGAGTCCGCCCCGGTCATCCGCGAGTCCGGCGGCGACCGCTCGGCCGTGACCGGCGGCACCACCGTGCTGTCGGACCGGATCGTCGTGCGGATCACCACCAAGCCGGGCGAGTCGTTCGTGGACCGGATGATCGCTCTGGTCGAGGGCGCGCAGCGGCAGAAGACGCCGAACGAGATCGCGCTGACGATCCTGCTGTCCACGTTGACGATCATCTTCATGCTGGCCGTGGTCGCGTTGCAGCCCTTCGCGATCTTCTCCGGCGGCGAGCAGTCGGTGATCGTGCTGACCGCGTTGCTGGTGTGCCTGATCCCCACCACGATCGGCGCGCTCCTGTCGGCGATCGGCATCGCCGGCATGGACCGCCTGGTGCAGCGCAACGTGCTGGCCACGTCCGGCAAGGCCGTCGAGGCCGCCGGCGACATCGACACCCTGCTGCTGGACAAGACCGGCACCATCACCTGGGGCAACCGCCGCGCCACCGGGTTCATCCCGGTCCGGGGCACCACGATGGACGCCCTGGTCGACGCCGCACGCCTGTCCAGCCTCGCCGACGGCACCCCCGAAGGCCGCAGCGTCCTCGACCTCTGCGCCGCCGAGCACGGTCGCGGCACCGAACCGACCGACGCCGAGAAGGCCGGCGAGTTCGTCCCGTTCACCGCGCAGACCCGGATGAGCGGCATCGACCTCGGCGACCGCCGCATCCGCAAGGGCGCGGCGAGCGCGTTCACCCTCGACGCGTCGACCCGGGCCGTCGTGGACGAGATCAGCGCGCAGGGCGGCACCCCGCTCGTCGTCGCCGACGACGACACCGTGCTGGGCGTCATCCGGCTCTCCGACGTGGTCAAGCCCGGCATGCGCGAGCGGTTCGCCGAACTGCGCTCGATGGGCATCCGCACGGTGATGGTGACCGGCGACAACCCGTTGACCGCCAAGGCGATCGCGGACGAGGCCGGCGTGGACGACTTCCTCGCCGAGGCCAAGCCCGAGGACAAGATGGCGCTCATCCGGGCCGAGCAGGAGGGCGGCAAGCTGGTCGCGATGACCGGCGACGGCACCAACGACGCCCCCGCCCTGGCCCAGTCCGACGTCGGCGTCGCGATGAACACCGGTACCTCGGCGGCCAAGGAAGCCGGGAACATGGTCGACCTCGACTCCGACCCGACCAAGCTGATCGAGATCGTCGAGATCGGCAAGCAGCTGCTGATCACCCGGGGCGCGCTGACGACCTTCAGCGTCGCCAACGACCTGGCGAAGTACTTCGCGATCCTGCCCGCCATGTTCGCCGCGATCCACCCGCAGCTCGACCGGCTCAACATCATGCACCTCGGGTCGCCGCAGTCCGCGATCCTCTCCGCCGTGATCTTCAACGCGCTGATCATCGTGGTGCTGATCCCGTTGGCGCTGCGCGGAGTCCGCTACCAGCCCTCCAGCGCCTCCGCGCTGCTGCGGCGCAACCTGCTCATCTACGGGCTGGGCGGCGTGGTCACCCCGTTCGTCGGGATCTGGCTGATCGACCTGCTCGTCCGACTCATCCCCGGAATCGGGTGA
- the kdpA gene encoding potassium-transporting ATPase subunit KdpA produces the protein MSSTAAGLLQVGLLIVALAVVHRPFGDYMARVYTGTKHSRVERVVYKIARVDPESEQRWGSYALGVLGFSFVGIVFLYVVQRVQSVLPFNFDRGNVEPGMAFNTAISFVANTNWQSYVPETVMGHSVQLIGLTVQNFVSAAVGLAVAVALVRGFVRHQTDRLGNFWVDLVRGTIRILLPVSFLFAIVLVALGVVMSFQSGVTVDGQSVATAPVASQEVIKELGTNGGGVLNANSAHPFENPNGWTNLIEIFLILVIPVSLTRTFGTLVGDRKQGHVLIGVMGTLWAAMLAVIWVAEANGLRPLEGKEVRFGIPSSALFADTTTATSTGAVNSMHDSYTGLGGGGTLLNMLFGEMTPGGVGTGLYSILVMAVIAMFLAGLMVGRTPEYLGKKLGRREVTAAAVSILAMPTVLLIGAGIAAILPSTQGALNNTGEHGLSEILYAYASASNNNGSAFGGITVTNDWFQSSLGVCMALGRFVPIVAVLCLAGSLAAQKKVPVTAGTLPTTGPLFASLLGGSIVLVAALTFVPALALGPIAEALL, from the coding sequence ATGTCCTCCACTGCGGCCGGCCTGCTCCAGGTCGGCTTGTTGATCGTCGCGCTGGCCGTGGTCCACCGGCCGTTCGGCGATTACATGGCGCGCGTCTACACGGGCACCAAGCACTCGCGCGTCGAGCGTGTTGTCTACAAGATCGCGCGGGTCGACCCGGAGTCCGAACAGCGCTGGGGCTCGTACGCCTTGGGCGTGCTGGGTTTCTCGTTCGTCGGGATCGTCTTCCTGTACGTGGTCCAGCGCGTCCAGTCGGTGCTGCCGTTCAACTTCGACCGGGGCAACGTCGAACCCGGCATGGCGTTCAACACCGCCATCAGCTTCGTGGCCAACACGAACTGGCAGTCCTACGTGCCGGAAACCGTGATGGGCCACTCGGTCCAGCTCATCGGCCTGACGGTGCAGAACTTCGTCTCCGCCGCCGTGGGCCTGGCCGTCGCGGTCGCGCTGGTGCGCGGGTTCGTGCGCCACCAGACCGATCGCCTGGGCAACTTCTGGGTCGACCTGGTGCGCGGCACGATCCGCATCCTGCTGCCGGTGTCGTTCCTGTTCGCCATCGTGCTGGTGGCGCTCGGCGTGGTGATGAGCTTCCAGTCCGGCGTCACGGTCGACGGACAGTCGGTCGCCACCGCGCCCGTCGCGAGCCAGGAGGTCATCAAGGAACTGGGCACCAACGGCGGCGGCGTGCTCAACGCCAACTCCGCGCACCCGTTCGAGAACCCCAACGGCTGGACCAACCTGATCGAGATCTTCCTGATCCTGGTGATCCCGGTCAGCCTCACCCGCACGTTCGGCACGCTGGTCGGCGACCGCAAGCAGGGCCACGTGCTGATCGGCGTGATGGGCACGCTGTGGGCGGCGATGCTCGCGGTGATCTGGGTCGCCGAGGCCAACGGCCTGCGCCCGTTGGAGGGCAAGGAAGTCCGCTTCGGCATCCCGTCCAGCGCCCTGTTCGCCGACACCACCACCGCCACCTCGACCGGCGCGGTGAACTCGATGCACGACTCCTACACCGGCCTGGGCGGCGGCGGGACGTTGCTCAACATGCTGTTCGGCGAGATGACACCGGGCGGTGTCGGCACCGGCCTGTACAGCATCCTGGTGATGGCGGTCATCGCGATGTTCCTGGCGGGCCTGATGGTCGGCCGCACCCCGGAGTACCTGGGCAAGAAGCTCGGTCGCCGCGAGGTGACCGCCGCCGCGGTGTCCATCCTGGCCATGCCGACGGTGCTGCTGATCGGTGCGGGCATCGCGGCGATCCTGCCGAGCACGCAAGGGGCGTTGAACAACACCGGCGAGCACGGCCTGTCCGAGATCCTCTACGCCTACGCGTCGGCGTCGAACAACAACGGCAGCGCGTTCGGCGGCATCACGGTGACCAACGACTGGTTCCAGTCCTCGCTCGGGGTCTGCATGGCGCTGGGCCGGTTCGTGCCGATCGTCGCCGTGCTCTGCCTGGCCGGTTCCCTCGCGGCGCAGAAGAAGGTGCCGGTGACGGCGGGCACGCTGCCCACCACCGGCCCGCTGTTCGCGTCGCTGCTGGGCGGCAGCATCGTGCTGGTCGCCGCGCTCACCTTCGTCCCCGCTCTCGCCCTCGGTCCCATCGCGGAGGCACTGCTGTGA
- the kdpF gene encoding K(+)-transporting ATPase subunit F, whose translation MSGTGAVANVVAGVLALLLIGYLFVALIRPEKF comes from the coding sequence GTGAGCGGCACCGGGGCGGTGGCGAACGTCGTTGCGGGCGTGCTCGCCCTGCTGTTGATCGGCTACCTGTTCGTCGCTCTGATCAGGCCGGAGAAGTTCTGA
- a CDS encoding WXG100 family type VII secretion target — MAGYTTVPIAEQVGMIRVENLRHVPALVAAAGMWRTSRSWLEERHAALMGAVDDLRAQWHGNAGALFRDRVLADASALSSWSGPALSPRFPFLPASLFGSVATSGVVDRITGLVTAIRQTSALVERLYADYERLPADRKAAATATTQRLTGEELDRLAPKYDAVAAAMDAAAGPRWTGPRGGADGVPPVYPPHSPQQNTGRRGEDL; from the coding sequence ATGGCCGGGTACACCACCGTCCCGATCGCCGAGCAGGTCGGGATGATCCGGGTGGAGAACCTGCGGCACGTGCCCGCGCTGGTCGCCGCCGCCGGCATGTGGCGGACCTCGCGCTCGTGGCTGGAGGAACGGCACGCCGCCCTGATGGGCGCGGTGGACGACCTGCGCGCGCAGTGGCACGGCAACGCGGGCGCCCTGTTTCGCGACCGGGTCCTGGCCGACGCCTCGGCCCTGTCGTCGTGGTCCGGGCCGGCCCTCTCACCGCGGTTCCCGTTCCTCCCGGCGTCGCTGTTCGGCAGCGTCGCCACCTCCGGCGTGGTGGACCGGATCACCGGGCTGGTCACCGCGATCCGGCAGACCTCCGCACTGGTGGAGCGGCTGTACGCCGACTACGAGCGGCTGCCGGCCGACCGGAAGGCCGCCGCGACCGCGACCACCCAGCGCCTGACCGGCGAGGAACTCGACCGCCTCGCCCCGAAGTACGACGCCGTCGCCGCCGCGATGGACGCCGCCGCCGGCCCGCGCTGGACCGGGCCCCGGGGCGGTGCGGACGGGGTGCCGCCGGTGTACCCGCCGCACTCGCCGCAGCAGAACACCGGACGCCGAGGAGAGGACCTGTGA